DNA from Pseudoalteromonas marina:
TGGGGGCTTGAAATAGGCGTATTGAGTGAAATGTATCGAAACTATTCGCATAACCGTTTATGCCAAGTAGATATTGCCGATAACTACGATCACAAACATCAAGCGTTGTCGCTTGACGATCAAAGTGCCGGTTTGTCTAAAATGTCGATTGATATTACCAAGGCATTATTTAGAAAACTCGCTACCCAAGGGGTGACATTTACTAGCGAAACTATTCGTTCATTAAAAGCAACGTACTACCGAATTGGCTTAGATTTTATTGAAACCTACCACAATGATGCATTAATGAACGGACTAACACTGGATGTTCACCAAGAAGAAAAAGCCGTAGAAATGTTTGCACAAAACATTATGGAAGCAGGCCAACACTTTTTAGATAACCCAATGGAAGCGCCATTTGTGCCAAGTTGGAACCGGGTGGTATCGGCTATGCCTGATGTATTTGAACGTTTAAAAGAGGCGGTAGAGCTCGATAACGAAGAATACAGTTAAGTTATAAAATAAATATAAAAACGGTTAAAGGAGTCGCGTGTGAGTACAGTGAATGAATTATTTTTACAGCGAGTAGAGCAGCACCTACACATTATTTACCAAGATGTTGAGCTGCCTATATCTATAGCAGAGTTTGCACAGCAACTCATTAAAATTATTTTAGGTGACAGTCCACTTCGCGACCCAACTCCACACACTAACCGATGGGATGAGCAAGATATTGTACTGATTGCTTATGGTGATTCGATTATAAAGCACGACGACACTGAGTTTGCGGTAGCAAACCCAATCGAAGCCCCACTAAAAACCTTACATCGATTTATAAAAGAGCAGTGCGATATGCAAATTAACGCCCTGCATATTTTACCTTTTTACCCGTATAGCTCTGATGAGGGGTTTGCGGTGATGAACTACGTGCAAGTCAACGAGTCGTTAGGTGATTGGGAAGACATAAAACGGATTGCGAAAGATGTAAAGCTAATGGCTGATTTAGTTATTAACCATTGCTCTAGCCGAAGTGTTTGGTTTGAAAACTTTTTAAATGATTTACACCCTGGCAAAGATTACTTTAAAACTGCAAGCTTAAGCGATGATTTAAGCCAAGTTGTTCGTCCGCGCACATCGTCTTTACTCAATACAGTAACAACTCCCAGTGGTGAAAAGCATGTATGGTGTACGTTTAGCCATGATCAAGTTGACTTTGATTTTGCAAACCCGGAGGTTTTGAAAGAGTTTGTAGGCATTATTCGTCATTATTTAGATAACGGTGTGAGGCTTTTTAGGCTCGATGCAGTGGCGTTTTTGTGGAAACAACTTAATACAAGTTGTATTAACCTGCCACAAACCCACGAAGCCGTTAGGCTAATGCGCACGCTTATTGAGCATGTTGAGCCAAGTGTGGTGATCATCACTGAGACAAACATACCAAACCAAGAAAACCTGTCGTATTTTGGTAATGCCAATGAAGCGCATGCTATTTATAACTTTGCTTTACCTCCGTTACTACTGCATACCTTATTAAGTGGTGATAGTTCGGCACTCAAGCATTGGATGATGAGCATGCCACCTGCGCAAAACGGTACCGCATACTTTAATTTTATTGCGTCTCATGATGGTATAGGGCTTCGTCCAATTGAGGGATTATTGCAGCCAACTGAAGTGGCGTCGCTGGTCAGTACAACCATGCAATTTGGTGGTCGCGTTTCAATGCGAACCAGTAATGATGGCACCCATACACCGTATGAGTTAAATATTGCGTTATTTGATGCAATGCAAGGAACACATAATGGGCCTGACAAATTTGGTTTTGAGCGTTTTATGTGCGCGCATGCCATTATGTTCGCGCTTGAGGGGATACCTGGCTTATATATTCATAGTTTACTTGCCACAACTAATGATTATGAGCGTTTTGAAAACTCGCAACACAACAGGGCAATTAATCGCCATCGTTGGCAAGAATCAAAACTGTTAGCCGCAATTGGCGAAAAATACAGCCATCATCACAAAGTGTTCACTTCAATTAAAAACTTATTAGGTGTGCGTAAAAAACAACGTGCATTCCATCCTAATGCCACTCAGTTTACGTTACATCTTTCTGGTGGATTATTTGGCTTTTGGCGCCAGAGTATAGACCGCAGACAAAGTATTTTTTGTGTATTTAATATTAGCGATAAACCGCAAACACTTTTATTGGCTGACTTAAATTTAATTAATACTCAGCAGTGGTTTGACTTAGTGTCAGGAAAAACAATAGAGGAAGGGCAGTTAACGATTGAACTTGAACCGTATCAATGTGTTTGGCTAAGTAATATAAAATAACAAATAGGCCGGGCACGCGTTGCCTGGCCTATTATTCACTTTAAATTAAAGCTTGTAAGAAAAGCTTACATAACCAAAGCGGCCAATGTTATCGTAGCTTGCGCTACCGGCGCCTGTACCGCGTGTACCGTATGGTAGTTCACGGTTAAATAGGTTATCTACACCTACTTTAACGCCAACACCGCTATCGAAGCTGTAACCTACAGTCATATCGGTAATAAAGTATTTACCGTAGCTCATGTTGCTATTAGGGTTTGAGTTTTGAGCAAGTTCAACATTTGTATAAAGGTCTACTTCGTCAATAAAGCGTGTTTCAACAGTGCTGAAAAAGCGGTCAATTGAGTAGCTTACAGATAGATTTGCTTGCCATTTAGCTTCCCCAGAAGTACCTGCTGCTTCAATAAAGTTGCTTGGATCATCTTGGAAAGGGTAGTCTTTTCGTTCAATTAAGTAAGTACCAATTAAACGTGTTTTAAAGCTACCTTCTAGGGCTTCAAAATCGTAGCCTAGTTCGAAATCAACACCGGATGCTTTTTGACCCGCCACGTTTAATACAGAGTTTTGGATTAACGAAATTTCGCTGTTTGCATCGCGCGTAATTAAATTACAGTACTGGTTGTTGATGCCAGTAGTGCTGTCTACACAGCGGTCAAGAATATCTTGCGCGCTGATTGTATCAATGGCATCTTCAAGTTCAATTTCCCAGTAATCGATAGTTAATACTGCGTTGTCAATAAACTCTGGTTGGTAAACAATACCTACCGTTGTACTTGTTGACTCTTCACCTTTTACGTCACGGTTACCGCTTGTTAAGCCATTTAAAGACGCTGAATCGTAGTCTGAGTTAAAATCGTTTGCTACACCTAATGCGGCACAGTTAGCGCGGCGGGTCGTGCTGTTTGACAAGTCATTTAGGTTTTCAGCACGACATGGATCGTCAACACTGTAGAAAGTTTGGCTAGGTGCGCCAAATACTTCACCAATATTAGGTGCTCTAAGGGCAGCAGATTGCGTTACACGCACGCGTAGCTCGTCGTTTACTGTCCAATCAAGGCCTAGTTTCCAGCTAGTTGCTTCGCCAATCGTACTGTAATCGGCATGGCGTACCGCGGTATCAAACACTAAGTCTTGAATAAGCGGTAAATCAGTTAAGATAGGCATTGAAGCTTCAAAAAACACTTCACGCACGTTAAACGAGCCTTTATCTTCGCCTAGTGCGTTAAAAAATGTACCTTCTGCGTTATCTGGCTCGTTTGTTTCGCTTTCTTCTTTACGATACTCTGCGCCAAAAGCAATACCTACATAACCGGCTGGTAGCTCAAAAATAGCGCCGTTTGCAAGCGAGGCAGATACAACAGTTTGCTCAATGGTCGAGTCGCCAATAGACACTGTGTTTATGTAATCAATGGCTTGTTGGCTTGGTGCGCCAAAGCCCATAATATTAACAGGTACACAGCCATCAGCTTGCGCCTCTGCGCTACGACAGACAATATTACCGTTTGCATCTTCAACGGCATCTAGCGCGTTAAAGTAGTTTGCTAAAATCATGTTAGCGCCATTTTCGCGCTCTAATTCTGTTTTACCGTATACGATTGATGTATCTAGTTCCCAATCTTCAAATACAGTGCCTTGTAAGCCTGTAACAAAACGGGTTGTTTCACGGGTGTTGTTTTCAACGCGGCGGCCCAAGTCA
Protein-coding regions in this window:
- a CDS encoding sugar phosphorylase — encoded protein: MSTVNELFLQRVEQHLHIIYQDVELPISIAEFAQQLIKIILGDSPLRDPTPHTNRWDEQDIVLIAYGDSIIKHDDTEFAVANPIEAPLKTLHRFIKEQCDMQINALHILPFYPYSSDEGFAVMNYVQVNESLGDWEDIKRIAKDVKLMADLVINHCSSRSVWFENFLNDLHPGKDYFKTASLSDDLSQVVRPRTSSLLNTVTTPSGEKHVWCTFSHDQVDFDFANPEVLKEFVGIIRHYLDNGVRLFRLDAVAFLWKQLNTSCINLPQTHEAVRLMRTLIEHVEPSVVIITETNIPNQENLSYFGNANEAHAIYNFALPPLLLHTLLSGDSSALKHWMMSMPPAQNGTAYFNFIASHDGIGLRPIEGLLQPTEVASLVSTTMQFGGRVSMRTSNDGTHTPYELNIALFDAMQGTHNGPDKFGFERFMCAHAIMFALEGIPGLYIHSLLATTNDYERFENSQHNRAINRHRWQESKLLAAIGEKYSHHHKVFTSIKNLLGVRKKQRAFHPNATQFTLHLSGGLFGFWRQSIDRRQSIFCVFNISDKPQTLLLADLNLINTQQWFDLVSGKTIEEGQLTIELEPYQCVWLSNIK
- a CDS encoding TonB-dependent receptor domain-containing protein; this encodes MKHYSLISNSIKCALLTAAATASSTVLAQDEQVAKKIERVEVTGSRILREGAIAPAPVTVISGDQLVNSGAVNIGEALNNLPALGSTYSMANSGRFIGTAGLNILDLRNMGTDRTLVLVNGKRHVSSSAGSQSVDTNTIPSVWIERVEIITGGASAVYGADAVTGVVNFILKDNIEGLDVSLTRGFADLNSYNNKKATFSYGSNFNDDRGNAAFAVEYSSQESLNALDHPWTSTSFRSLRNQAQTDENKDSADFPDKILTPNAGYYAINNAGVYALENGYTNSFNPDSTARDLYIGDNVDGLSCANCDFFNLGQFEEIQPEFERYNVNFKVNYDVTDDLNAYFDAKYVNSQGESIGQPAFFFFDSDNSIKLDNPYLDPSIKARMEEEGVESIMVNRMMTDLGRRVENNTRETTRFVTGLQGTVFEDWELDTSIVYGKTELERENGANMILANYFNALDAVEDANGNIVCRSAEAQADGCVPVNIMGFGAPSQQAIDYINTVSIGDSTIEQTVVSASLANGAIFELPAGYVGIAFGAEYRKEESETNEPDNAEGTFFNALGEDKGSFNVREVFFEASMPILTDLPLIQDLVFDTAVRHADYSTIGEATSWKLGLDWTVNDELRVRVTQSAALRAPNIGEVFGAPSQTFYSVDDPCRAENLNDLSNSTTRRANCAALGVANDFNSDYDSASLNGLTSGNRDVKGEESTSTTVGIVYQPEFIDNAVLTIDYWEIELEDAIDTISAQDILDRCVDSTTGINNQYCNLITRDANSEISLIQNSVLNVAGQKASGVDFELGYDFEALEGSFKTRLIGTYLIERKDYPFQDDPSNFIEAAGTSGEAKWQANLSVSYSIDRFFSTVETRFIDEVDLYTNVELAQNSNPNSNMSYGKYFITDMTVGYSFDSGVGVKVGVDNLFNRELPYGTRGTGAGSASYDNIGRFGYVSFSYKL